CCGGAGGCTTCTTTGGGATGAGGATCCTAGTGGGGCCGGCTTCCGTAAAACATATGATGAACCACATGATAAGGACCCAACGTCCACTAATCGACAGCTACTTTGGGATAATGGAAGTGGCTTCGATCAAGAGCTCGCTGACCCGCAGAGGAAGCCCGTGGAGGCCACCAACCGGCAGCTTCTTTGGGACAATGGGAGCGGCTTCGACGAACGACACGATGACAAGCAGAGGAAGCCCTTGGAGTCCACCAACCGCCAGCTTCTTTGGGATGCAAGCGGCTTCGACGATGATCTCAATGACAGGCAGAGGAACATGGAGTCCACCAACCGCCGGCTTCTTTGGGATGCAAGCGGCTTCGACGATGATCTCGATGACAGGCAGAGGAACATGGAGTCCACCAACCGCCGGCTTCTTTGGGATGCAAGCGGCTTCGACGATGATCTCGATGACAGGCAGAGGAACATGGAGTCCACCAACCGCCGGCTTCTTTGGGATGCAAGCGGCTTCGACGATGATCTCGATGACAGGCAGAGGAACATGGAGTCCACCAACCGCCGGCTTCTTTGGGATAATGGGAGCGGCTTCGACGAACGGCACGATGACAAGCAGAGGAAGCCCTTGGAGTCCACCAACCGCCAGCTTCTTTGGGATGCAAGCGGCTTCGACGATGATCTCGATGACAGGCAAAGGAACATGGAGTCCACCAACCGCCGGCTTCTTTGGGATGCAAGCGGCTTCGACGATGATCTCGATGACAGGCAGAGGAACATGGAGTCCACCAACCGCCGGCTTCTTTGGGATGCAAGCGGCTTCGACGATGATCTCGATGACAGGCAGAGGAACATGGAGTCCACCAACCGCCGGCTTCTTTGGGATGCAAGCGGCTTCGACGATGATCTCGATGACAGGCAGAGGAACACGGAGTCCACCAACCGCCGGCTTCTTTGGGATGCAAGCGGCTTCGACGATGATCTCGATGACAGGCAGAGGAACATGGAGTCCACCAACCGCCGGCTTCTTTGGGATGCAAGCGGCTTCGACGATGATCTCGATGACAGGCAGAGGAACATGGAGTCCACCAACCGCCGGCTTCTTTGGGATGCAAGCGGCTTCGACGATGATCTCGATGACAGGCAGAGGAACATGGAGTCCACCAACCGCCGGCTTCTTTGGGATGCAAGCGGCTTCGACGATGATCTTGATGACAGGCAGAGGAACATGGAGTCCACCAACCGCCGTCTTCTTTGGGATGCAAGCGGCTTCGACGATGATCTCGATGACAGGCAGAGGAACATGGAGTCCACCAACCGCCGGCTTCTTTGGGATAATGGAAGCGGCTTCGACGATGATCTCGATGACAGGCACCTCCCTGCATGGATCAATGGCCGTCAAAGGAAGCTTCTGGGGTCTACCAATACAGGGGACATCAAGGCTGACGTAGTGGTGGCAAAGGATGGAAGTGGCAAGTATAAGACCATCAATGAAGCACTCATGGACATTCCCAAGAACAACAACAAGACCTTCGTGATTTATATCAAGGAAGGAGTTTATCAGGAGCATGTCATGCTTGACAAGCACATGACCCACGTTACTATGATTGGAGATGGCCCCACGAAGACCAAGATCACAGGAAATAAGAACTTCGTCGATGGAACCCCCACGTTCAAGACTGCCACAGTTTGTAAGTACATATATGCATATCACTTTGtgcctctctttccctctcagtttaaattaaataaatacaaaagagACTAGTCAATATTGAGCCtatcttccattttcttctaaGGTTTGCTACACGT
The Juglans regia cultivar Chandler unplaced genomic scaffold, Walnut 2.0 Scaffold_45, whole genome shotgun sequence genome window above contains:
- the LOC118345778 gene encoding probable pectinesterase/pectinesterase inhibitor 21, encoding MAFGGYNDVSNHGHQKKHKKYAIIGVSSLLLVAMVAAVAVGATRNKADGSSKSDGNGEVSTSMKAVKAICQPTDYKETCEKSLSSAAGNVTDPKELIKIGFHVTVQEIHAAIANSTTLKNLAKDPRASQALENCKELLDYAIDDLQESFNKIGAFDVSKLDDYVADLQVWLSGAITYEQTCLDGFENTTGDAGDKMKEVLKTTQELTKNGLAMVTEISNVLTNLQIPGLNRRLLWDEDPSGAGFRKTYDEPHDKDPTSTNRQLLWDNGSGFDQELADPQRKPVEATNRQLLWDNGSGFDERHDDKQRKPLESTNRQLLWDASGFDDDLNDRQRNMESTNRRLLWDASGFDDDLDDRQRNMESTNRRLLWDASGFDDDLDDRQRNMESTNRRLLWDASGFDDDLDDRQRNMESTNRRLLWDNGSGFDERHDDKQRKPLESTNRQLLWDASGFDDDLDDRQRNMESTNRRLLWDASGFDDDLDDRQRNMESTNRRLLWDASGFDDDLDDRQRNMESTNRRLLWDASGFDDDLDDRQRNTESTNRRLLWDASGFDDDLDDRQRNMESTNRRLLWDASGFDDDLDDRQRNMESTNRRLLWDASGFDDDLDDRQRNMESTNRRLLWDASGFDDDLDDRQRNMESTNRRLLWDASGFDDDLDDRQRNMESTNRRLLWDNGSGFDDDLDDRHLPAWINGRQRKLLGSTNTGDIKADVVVAKDGSGKYKTINEALMDIPKNNNKTFVIYIKEGVYQEHVMLDKHMTHVTMIGDGPTKTKITGNKNFVDGTPTFKTATVSAIGSNFLAKNIGFENSAGAEKHQAVALRVQSDMSIFYNCQMDGYQDTLYAHTHRQFYRDCTISGTIDFIFGNAAAVFQNCKMIVRKPMDNQQCIVTAQGRIDRREPTALVLQGCTFTAEPAYLPLKDKNKAFLGRPWKQYSRTIIMQSHIEGFIQPEGWLPWMGDFALNTLFYTEIDNDGPGAATTNRVKWRGIKKVNLEHAKKFTAGTFIGGDKWIKPVGVPYVSGLM